The following proteins come from a genomic window of Pseudochaenichthys georgianus chromosome 17, fPseGeo1.2, whole genome shotgun sequence:
- the chd8 gene encoding chromodomain-helicase-DNA-binding protein 8 isoform X2 has product MADPIMDLFEDTPLFNLDALPDGSFTQGSSDPVEEALKLALGQVDPPTEADLMDNTGLCVSVVAPSNLDPTLVQVLTQQPVPVVTAQTISISAAPTVVSAPAVVETVPQIQTQTTIPIVSSTSVATSSTVLLRSPLTVSSSPVITTTANTQQLTQITHQLTPQQLAAITQQAGGKIVILKGPQGQAQVLQTVSGVTGQTTGKVIRVLSGTQFKTGMNILQGGTVLNQAGQGQAQVKVGTAGVQRLLQSPNGPVKQMVLTTMPQQTQGQTVQVNSQGQVQLQPAMQGGEQKRITLVLQQPSQGMAAGQGQQQITQVQQGGTRLVLGQLPGGKLVLQGSQLAALTQARAAGQAGGQPKVLTIQLQVQQQPNQQGGIKYQLVSGTGTPGGPQVLQITQGQGGQRVAVPLKMLLQPQTSATTSLGGTVSVVKVINTSAAGPSNTTTTPSQAIRITKAPGEPTSVRRVEILCKQEKANRIVAEAIARAKARGEKNLPRVLNQDELPATHTSPELGGTVTVVSTAKKKSGGGGSKKKNPVAGGATPKNSGGDKKGKAKTPGGATGASGGTVIPGSGNKGKSKTKTNTITLVGAKKRKRTGSSDHSDGELSPASPTTLDDDLITRRSNRVVKRKKYTEDLDIKITDDEDEQEDVDVTTTAAAVASISGGSAAQLKQELELDADGQPSMQFFVENPSEEDAAIVDKVLSLRLTKKEVCVGQYTNVEEFFVKYKNYSYMHCEWASLGQLEKDKRIHQKIKRFKAKQAQMRHLFQEEEEAFNPDYTEVDRILDVSHSVDKDNGEPVIYYLVKWCSLPYEDATWELKEDVDEGKVEEFSKILNRQPRLKRTARPSASAWKKLEETREYKNSNILREYQLEGVNWLLFNWYNRQNCILADEMGLGKTIQSIALLSEEYDAGVTGPFLIIAPLSTITNWEREFVTWTDMNAIVYHGSLASRQMIQQYEMYFKDDKDHLIPGAYKFDALITTFEMILSDCPELREISWRCVIIDEAHRLKNRNCKLLDSLKMLDLEHKVLLTGTPLQNTVEELFSLLHFLEPAQFSSETEFLRDFGDLKTEEQVQKLQAILKPMMLRRLKEDVEKNLAPKQETIIEVELTDVQKKYYRAILERNFTFLSLGVTSNSNVPNLLNTMMELRKCCNHPYLINGAEEKIVTELRQVYDPMASDFHLQALIRSAGKLVLLDKLLPRLKAGGHKVLIFSQMVRCLDILEDYLINKRYLYERIDGRVRGNLRQAAIDRFSKPDSDRFVFLLCTRAGGLGINLTAADTCVIFDSDWNPQNDLQAQARCHRIGQSKAVKVYRLITRNSYEREMLDKASLKLGLDRAVLQSMSGNKEGNNNGPVQQFSKKEIEDLLRKGAYAAIMDENDEGNRFCEEDIDQILQRRATTITIENEGKGSTFSKASFVASENRNDIALDDPEFWQKWAKRADIDMDTMTRKNTLVIDTPRVRKQTRQFSSLRGEGGDLSDDSDDEYPPANSRQSRASRRSDRHSGTGYGRTDCFRVEKHLLVYGWGRWKDILSHARCKRRLSERDVETICRVILVFCLLHYRGDENIKSFIWELITPPENGREPQTLLNHSGLSIPVPRGRKGKRVKAQSTFDIQKVEWIRKFNPDTLLLDDSYRKHLKHQCNKVLLRVRMLYYLKQEVIGEHSDAVLKGADIRDVDIWMPEMEQQEFPAGWWDTEADRSLLVGVFKHGYEMYTTMRADPCLSFLERAGRPDDKAIDAEQHTGDAELGDDADFDKYSEDPEFKPASRHAKDLFDETDSMNVDDEITVEDKVGPVITESFSSQSGACDWPSSSSLTARMRRLITAYQRSYRQVQLKIEAEAKGDRRRRRCEQASKLKEIARQERQQRWTRREECDFYRVVSTFAVQKFKKEPGLPEAGEPEFDWNRFRTFARLDKKTDESLSRYFHSFVAMCRRVCHLRTGREDVVEHPQNVAPITEERASRTLYRISLLRRLRERVLPHPLLAERLSLAPNTSELPAWWNIPEHDHQLMLGSSLHGVSRTELSIFPDPQFSFNQARDEFVLTQQSAPPPPQPIMPIMPIMPTILPKVEEDMPVVKEEQADEDSLLLGGEISAVLQSTPRSHHDGKERGQGWNIKRSKGRVGKSGERKGEGGSDSDSDSDSGSSSSGRSGSSDESGESDEERARMKMCDVDGDNSLLSMSTSQDGLLPPDPLRVDWPKDRVLINRLDSLCTLTLSGQWPTGRRYLPEAQLAPSSELGGDEMAFTRLNRKPGGTAGAPGEEGEDGEFTVKLLKEEGLKLTFSKHAMMPNGSGGEGSARKKRKDQELSDPDGLNDPLEKTPQRRDPPTWLKENPDYVVEGDMLELLENRSKRKRRRRADKALTGSEKVKVINMRTGKKVGAAFCPMLQDLKEYLQENPDNAVAADWSETVRSSGFLPETFFHRLLSEHSELPKKSRRRHHHHHHHLHHTPEPTTEDPNLDGVEEETLVSDGAYMMDEEDLETSHHFLTSPDFDVKMEGGDSLSQGDYDSSDQEALLDDVIIAQKDSDSSSSSED; this is encoded by the exons ATGGCAGACCCCATCATGGACCTCTTTGAGGACACCCCTCTGTTTAACCTTGATGCCCTGCCGGACGGTTCATTCACTCAGGGCTCCTCGGACCCCGTAGAGGAGGCTCTTAAGCTGGCTCTGGGCCAAGTGGACCCACCAACCGAGGCTGATCTCATGGACAACACGGGCCTCTGCGTTTCTGTAGTAGCTCCTTCCAACCTGGACCCCACCCTCGTTCAAGTCCTCACACAGCAGCCGGTGCCGGTGGTGACTGCTCAGACTATTTCCATATCTGCAGCTCCCACTGTAGTCTCTGCTCCTGCCGTGGTAGAAACTGTACCTCAGATCCAGACCCAGACCACCATACCCATTGTCAGCAGCACCAGCGTGGCCACCAGTAGCACGGTCCTGTTGCGCTCACCTCTGACTGTTTCCAGCTCCCCGGTCATCACCACCACTGCCAACACGCAGCAGCTCACGCAGATCACCCACCAGCTCACTCCGCAGCAGTTAGCTGCCATCACACAGCAGGCCGGCGGTAAAATTGTCATTCTCAAAGGGCCACAGGGTCAAGCCCAGGTGCTGCAGACTGTTTCAGGAGTCACAGGGCAGACCACTGGAAAGGTCATCCGTGTGTTGTCCGGCACTCAATTTAAAACTGGCATGAACATACTGCAGGGCGGGACAGTTTTGAATCAGGCGGGACAGGGACAGGCTCAAGTCAAGGTGGGCACTGCGGGGGTGCAGAGGCTGCTGCAGTCTCCTAACGGGCCAGTGAAACAGATGGTGCTGACCACCATGCCCCAGCAGACGCAGGGCCAGACAGTCCAAGTAAACTCCCAAGGCCAGGTGCAGCTGCAGCCAGCCATGCAG GGTGGCGAACAGAAGAGGATCACCCTGGTTCTCCAGCAGCCATCCCAGGGAATGGCTGCGGGTCAAGGCCAGCAGCAGATCACACAGGTCCAACAGGGGGGGACTAGACTGGTGCTGGGGCAGCTCCCCGGGGGCAAACTGGTGCTTCAGGGAAGCCAGCTAGCAGCCCTGACCCAGGCCCGGGCTGCAGGCCAGGCTGGAGGCCAGCCCAAAGTCCTCACCATTCAGCTGCAAGTGCAGCAGCAGCCCAACCAGCAAGGAGGAATTAAG TACCAGCTGGTCTCAGGAACGGGAACTCCCGGCGGCCCACAGGTGCTGCAGATCACGCAGGGCCAAGGAGGACAGAGAGTTGCAGTGCCGCTCAAAATGCTTCTGCAGCCACAG ACAAGCGCGACAACCTCGCTCGGCGGCACCGTCTCCGTGGTGAAGGTCATCAACACGTCGGCAGCGGGCCCCTCCAACACGACCACCACACCGTCCCAGGCCATCCGCATCACAAAGGCTCCTGGAGAGCCGACCTCTGTGCGGCGAGTGGAGATCCTGTGCAAGCAGGAGAAAGCAAACCGCATCGTGGCTGAAGCTATAGCCCGGGCGAAGGCGCGCGGCGAGAAGAACCTACCCAGAGTCCTGAACCAGGACGAGCTCCCGGCCACGCATACCTCCCCAGAGTTGGGGGGCACCGTTACCGTGGTGTCTACTGCAAAGAAAAAGAGTGGCGGAGGAGGTAGCAAGAAGAAAAATCCTGTAGCTGGAGGAGCAACGCCCAAAAACTCAGGAGGGGACAAAAAGGGCAAAGCGAAGACGCCAGGAGGAGCAACAGGAGCGTCTGGAGGCACAGTGATACCTGGGTCTGGGAACAAGGGCAAAAGCAAGACTAAGACAAA CACTATTACTCTAGTGGGAGCaaagaaaaggaagaggactGGGTCCTCAGACCACTCTGATGGGGAGTTGAGTCCTGCCTCACCTACTACGCTGGATGATGACCTCATTACG AGGCGCTCCAATCGCGTGGTGAAAAGaaagaagtacacagaggaccTGGACATCAAGATAACGGACGATGAGGACGAGCAGGAGGATGTAGACGTTACTACGACCGCAGCAGCTGTGGCCTCCATCAGCGGCGGGTCAGCCGCGCAGCTCAAACAGGAGCTGGAGCTGGACGCCGACGGACAGCCCAGCATGCAGTTCTTTGTG GAAAACCCAAGTGAAGAAGATGCTGCTATTGTAGACAAAGTTCTGTCTTTGAGGCTAACCAAGAAGGAA GTTTGTGTGGGCCAGTACACCAACGTTGAGGAATTCTTTGTAAAATACAAGAACTA TTCATACATGCACTGTGAGTGGGCCAGTTTGGGTCAGCTGGAGAAAGATAAGAGGATCCATCAGAAGATCAAGAGGTTCAAGGCCAAGCAGGCACAGATGAGACACCTCTTCCAGGAG GAGGAGGAGGCTTTCAACCCAGACTATACGGAGGTAGACAGGATCCTGGACGTCTCCCACAGTGTGGACAAAGACAATGGCGAG CCTGTTATCTACTACTTGGTGAAGTGGTGCTCTCTGCCTTATGAAGACGCCACTTGGGAGCTGAAGGAGGACGTGGATGAGGGCAAGGTCGAAGAATTCAGCAAAATTCTAAACCGACAACCCCGCCTGAAAAGAACG GCACGGCCCTCTGCCAGTGCATGGAAAAAGTTGGAGGAAACCAGAGAGTACAAAAATTCCAACATACTCCGAGAGTACCAGCTAGAAGGAGTCAACTGGCTGCTCTTCAACTGGTACAACAG gCAGAACTGTATCCTGGCAGACGAGATGGGTCTGGGGAAGACCATCCAGTCCATCGCGCTGCTGTCGGAGGAGTACGATGCCGGCGTCACCGGCCCTTTCCTGATCATCGCTCCACTCTCCACCATCACCAACTGGGAGAGGGAGTTTGTCACATGGACCGACATGAATGCCATCGTGTACCACGGCAGCCTGGCCAGCCGACAGATGATCCAGCAGTACGAGATGTACTTCAAGGATGACAAG GATCACTTGATCCCTGGTGCGTACAAGTTTGACGCCCTCATCACAACGTTTGAGATGATCCTGTCCGACTGCCCGGAGCTGAGGGAGATCTCCTGGCGCTGCGTGATCATCGATGAGGCTCACCGACTCAAGAACCGCAACTGCAAGCTGTTGGACAGCTTGAAGATGTTGGATCTG GAACACAAGGTGTTGTTAACCGGCACTCCTCTCCAGAACACGGTGGAGGAACTCTTCAGCCTGCTTCACTTCCTGGAGCCGGCTCAGTTTTCCTCTGAGACTGAATTCCTCAGAGACTTTGGGGACCTCAAAACAGAAGAACAG GTTCAGAAGCTGCAGGCCATCTTGAAACCCATGATGTTAAGAAGACTCAAAGAGGATGTCGAGAAGAATTTGGCGCCCAAACAGGAAACCATCATTGAG GTTGAGTTGACGGATGTCCAGAAGAAGTATTACCGGGCCATCCTGGAGAGGAACTTCACTTTCCTCAGTTTAGGTGTGACCAGTAACAGCAACGTCCCCAACCTGCTCAACACTATGATGGAGCTACGCAAGTGCTGCAACCACCCCTACCTCATCAATG GCGCGGAGGAGAAGATTGTCACGGAGTTGCGGCAGGTGTACGACCCCATGGCCTCCGACTTCCATTTGCAGGCTCTGATTCGCTCGGCCGGCAAGCTGGTGCTACTGGACAAGCTGCTGCCTCGCCTCAAGGCCGGCGGCCACAAGGTCCTCATCTTCTCCCAGATGGTGCGCTGCTTGGACATTCTGGAGGACTACCTCATCAACAAGAG ATACCTTTACGAGCGAATCGATGGCAGAGTGCGTGGGAACTTACGACAAGCTGCCATCGACCGCTTCAGCAAGCCCGACTCGGACCGATTCGTCTTCCTGCTGTGTACCAGGGCTGGAGGCCTGGGTATCAACCTCACTGCGGCTGACACCTGTGTGATATTCGACTCTGACTGGAACCCTCAAAATGACCTGCAG gCTCAAGCTCGGTGTCATCGCATTGGCCAGTCCAAGGCGGTGAAGGTGTACCGTCTGATCACTAGGAACTCCTATGAGAGGGAAATGCTGGATAAAGCCAGTCTGAAGCTCGGGCTGGACCGTGCCGTCCTGCAGAGCATGAGTGGGAACAAAGAAGGCAACAACAACGGg CCGGTGCAGCAGTTCTCTAAGAAGGAGATCGAGGACCTGCTGAGGAAAGGAGCCTACGCCGCCATCATGGACGAGAACGATGAAGGCAACCGCTTCTGCGAGGAGGACATCGACCAGATCCTGCAGCGAAGAGCCACCACCATCACCATCGAGAACGAGGGCAAGGGCTCCACGTTCTCCAAGGCCAGCTTCGTGGCCTCTGAGAACCGGAACGACATCGCTCTTGACGACCCTGAGTTCTGGCAGAAGTGGGCCAAGAGAGCCGACATAGACATGGACACCATGACCAGAAAG AACACCCTCGTGATCGACACTCCAAGAGTCCGCAAGCAGACCCGCCAGTTCTCCAGTTTACGAGGTGAAGGTGGAGACCTGTCCGATGACAGCGACGATGAGTATCCGCCTGCCAACTCCAGACAGTCGCGGGCCTCCCGGCGCTCCGACCGCCACAGTGGAACCGGCTACGGACGCACCGACTGTTTCCGGGTGGAGAAGCACCTGCTCGTCTATGG tTGGGGTCGCTGGAAGGACATCTTGTCCCACGCCAGATGTAAGCGGCGTCTGAGTGAACGCGACGTGGAGACGATCTGCCGTGTCATCCTGGTGTTCTGTCTGCTCCACTATCGGGGAGATGAGAACATCAAGAGTTTCATCTGGGAGCTCATCACACCACCGGAGAACGGGCGCGAACCCCAAACACTTCTCAACCACTCTG GCCTGTCTATCCCTGTTCCAAGAGGCAGGAAGGGTAAGAGGGTAAAGGCCCAGAGCACGTTTGATATTCAGAAGGTGGAGTGGATCCGCAAGTTCAACCCTGACACCCTGCTACTGGACGACAGCTACCGCAAGCACCTCAAGCACCAGTGCAACAA GGTGCTGCTGAGGGTGCGGATGCTCTACTACCTGAAACAGGAGGTGATTGGAGAACATTCAGACGCCGTCCTGAAAGGGGCTGACATCAG GGATGTTGACATCTGGATGCCTGAGATGGAGCAGCAGGAGTTCCCTGCAGGATGGTGGGACACTGAGGCAGACCGCTCACTGCTTGTTGGCGTATTCAAACATG GTTACGAGATGTACACCACTATGCGTGCTGATCCCTGCCTCAGCTTCCTGGAGAGAGCCGGTCGGCCCGACGACAAGGCCATCGATGCTGAGCAGCACACTGGAGATGCCGAGCTGGGAGATGA TGCTGACTTTGATAAATACTCAGAGGACCCGGAGTTCAAGCCTGCTTCAAGACACGCCAAAGATCTGTTTGACGAG ACTGACTCCATGAACGTGGACGATGAGATTACTGTGGAAGACAAGGTGGGTCCGGTGATCACGGAGAGCTTTTCCAGCCAGAGCGGTGCGTGCGACTGGCCCTCCAGCTCTTCGCTGACGGCGCGCATGCGGCGGCTGATCACGGCGTACCAACGCAGCTACAGGCAGGTGCAGCTGAAGATCGAAGCGGAGGCGAAGGGCGACCGCAGGCGCAGGCGCTGCGAACAGGCCAGCAAGCTGAAGGAGATCGCACGGCAGGAGCGCCAGCAGAG GTGGACGCGTAGGGAAGAATGCGACTTCTACCGCGTGGTTTCCACTTTCGCAGTGCAAAAGTTTAAAAAGGAGCCAGGACTTCCTGAGGCAGGAGAGCCTGAGTTTGACTGGAACCGCTTCCGTACCTTTGCTCGTCTGGACAAGAAAACAGACGAGAGCCTCAGTCGATATTTCCACTCTTTTGTCGCTATGTGCCGGAGAGTTTGCCACCTGCGCACAGGCCGCGAAG ATGTAGTCGAGCATCCCCAGAATGTGGCCCCCATCACTGAGGAGCGTGCTTCCCGTACCCTTTACCGCATCAGCCTGCTGCGTCGCCTCCGTGAGCGAGTCCTGCCGCACCCGCTGCTGGCGGAGCGTCTTTCTCTGGCTCCGAACACCTCCGAGCTGCCCGCCTGGTGGAATATTCCCGAACACGACCATCAGCTGATGCTCGGGTCGTCTCTGCATGGCGTCAGCCGCACCGAGCTCTCCATCTTCCCAGACCCTCAGTTCTCCTTCAACCAGGCTCGGGATGAGTTTGTCTTGACCCAGCAGTCTGCTCCGCCTCCGCCTCAGCCCATCATGCCCATCATGCCCATCATGCCCACCATCCTGCCAAAGGTGGAGGAGGACATGCCTGTTGTGAAAGAGGAGCAGGCTGACGAGGACTCCCTGCTGCTTGGGGGAGAAATCAGTGCCGTCCTGCAGAGCACGCCCAGAAGTCATCATGATGGCAAGGAGCGAGGGCAGGGCTGGAACATCAAGAGGAGCAAGGGGAGGGTCGGGAAATCAGGAGAGAGGAAGGGGGAGGGAGGCTCGGATTCCGATTCTGACTCGGATTCAGGCTCGTCGTCTTCTGGGCGATCAGGCAGCAGCGATGAGAGTGGAGAGAGTGATGAAGAAAGAG CACGCATGAAGATGTGTGACGTGGATGGAGACAACAGTTTACTCTCTATGAGCACATCTCAGGACGGCCTTCTTCCCCCCGATCCTCTCAGAGTGGATTGGCCCAAG GACCGCGTGTTGATCAACCGCCTGGACAGTTTGTGTACGCTGACGCTGAGCGGTCAGTGGCCCACGGGGCGGCGCTACCTGCCTGAGGCTCAGCTCGCCCCGAGCTCAGAGCTGGGGGGAGACGAGATGGCGTTCACGAGGTTGAACCGTAAACCTGGCGGCACAGCAGGGGCTCCCGGGGAGGAGGGTGAAGATGGGGAGTTCACCGTCAAGCTCCTTAAG GAGGAGGGGCTGAAGCTGACCTTCTCGAAGCACGCCATGATGCCCAACGGATCAGGGGGAGAGGGCAGTGCCCGCAAGAAGCGCAAGGACCAAGA attatcAGACCCAGATGGACTCAATGATCCTCTGGAGAAAACTCCTCAGCGCAGGGACCCCCCCACCTGGTTGAAGGAGAACCCAGATTATGTGGTGGAGGGAGACATGTTGGAG CTTCTTGAGAACAggagcaagaggaagaggaggaggagggcagACAAAGCCCTGACAGGCAGTGAGAAGGTCAAAGTCATTAACATGCGGACAGGAAAGAAG GTTGGAGCTGCTTTCTGTCCGATGCTGCAAGACCTGAAGGAATACCTGCAGGAGAACCCTGACAACGCTGTAGCAGCCGACTGGTCTGAGACCGTTCGGAGCTCT GGCTTCCTGCCCGAGACCTTCTTCCACCGACTGCTGAGCGAGCACTCGGAGCTCCCGAAGAAAAGCCGACGCCGccaccatcaccatcaccacCACCTTCACCACACTCCAGAGCCCACCACCGAAGACCCCAACCTGGACGGGGTTGAAGAGGAGACCCTGGTGTCAGACGGAGCCTACATGATGGACGAGGAGGACCTGGAGACCTCCCACCACTTCCTCACCAGTCCAGACTTTGACGTTAAAATGGAGGGCGGCGACAGCCTTTCCCAAGGCGACTACGACAGCTCCGATCAAGAGGCGCTATTGGACGATGTCATCATAGCACAGAAGGACTCCGACTCCTCATCAAGCTCAGAGGATTGA